The Euphorbia lathyris chromosome 2, ddEupLath1.1, whole genome shotgun sequence genome includes a window with the following:
- the LOC136219622 gene encoding protein ACCELERATED CELL DEATH 6-like isoform X1, whose translation MKNDSPFITFIDSTLYKAAAKSQIDPFKSYSDPLDLLLTPTKNTILHINITQRTPSIPFLEHILTKCPSLLLKTNNKGETPLHMAARHGHDTIVQFLIQSSKDQHQDIETGAGAARAMLRMENISEETALHEAARHNHTNVVQVLIAEDPDFTYSANKAGETPLYLASERGYRRIVLRILDTCTSVSYHGPNGRTALHEAVIRNDSEMTRKILETKKSLVKEVDQQGWTPLHHASHFGHLSIVKQLLECDKSVAYISDKDAKIPLHLAAAGGGGKKYKEVVRSILQHCPDCHELVDRNGRNVLHFAVESKSCSFLNDIFKLMYNDYDGDYFPSLANLINEKDIDGNTPLHLAATYCIDSYLLIWHPLVDRMALNNNNSSALDLLLANSDQHSHGYKGGTLQKLKKGGYGKSQRNFIKEKDRLAGAIDMEELERLKNAHMVVAALIATVTFAAGFTVPGGYNGEQGSAILSTNGAFKTFIVTDALALLLSTCALFFHYTLGLDGVSKRKMEQYINFAAFFIMLAIMFMLMAFAAGVYAVLPHSSDIGVAICVITSFFVLICYSPFNRIFDDAVAEPAQELRPTPATNSILES comes from the exons ATGAAGAATGATTCACCATTTATCACTTTCATTGATTCTACATTGTACAAGGCTGCAGCCAAATCCCAAATTGATCCATTCAAATCTTATTCAGATCCTCTAGATCTTCTACTTACCCCAACAAAGAACACCATTCTTCATATTAACATCACCCAGAGAACTCCTTCTATTCCCTTTCTGGAACATATTCTTACCAAGTGTCCATCACTGCTACTCAAGACCAATAACAAAGGTGAAACTCCTTTACATATGGCAGCAAGGCATGGCCATGATACTATTGTTCAATTTCTCATTCAATCGTCGAAAGATCAGCACCAAGACATTGAGACCGGAGCAGGGGCTGCGAGGGCAATGCTGAGGATGGAAAATATAAGCGAGGAAACAGCTTTACATGAGGCAGCAAGACATAACCATACAAATGTGGTTCAAGTTTTGATTGCAGAAGATCCTGATTTTACATACTCTGCGAATAAAGCTGGGGAAACACCTCTTTACCTGGCTAGTGAGAGAGGATATCGGAGGATTGTGCTCCGGATTTTAGATACTTGTACCTCAGTTTCTTACCATGGTCCCAATGGCAGAACAGCTTTGCATGAAGCAGTAATAAGAAATGATTCTG AAATGACAAGAAAAATTCTAGAAACAAAGAAGAGTCTTGTGAAAGAAGTGGACCAACAAGGATGGACTCCACTGCATCACGCATCACATTTTGGGCACCTTTCAATAGTGAAACAACTACTAGAATGTGATAAATCTGTGGCTTATATCAGTGACAAAGATGCAAAAATTCCACTCCACCTTGCTGCTGCTGGTGGTGGTGGCAAAAAGTACAAAGAAGTGGTGCGTTCTATTCTTCAACACTGCCCTGATTGCCATGAACTAGTAGATCGGAATGGCCGAAATGTTCTTCACTTTGCTGTGGAGAGCAAAAGTTGTTCATTCTTGAATGATATATTCAAGCTGATGTACAATGATTATGATGGTGATTATTTTCCATCACTAGCCAACCTTATAAATGAAAAAGACATTGATGGGAATACACCACTTCATTTGGCAGCTACTTATTGCATTGACAGTTATCTTTTGATATGGCATCCCCTTGTTGATAGGATGGCTCTTAATAACAACAATTCCAGTGCCTTGGATCTTCTTTTAGCAAATAGTGATCAACATTCACATGGATACAAG GGCGGGACTCTACAAAAATTGAAGAAGGGTGGATACGGGAAAAGCCAGCGAAATTTCATTAAGGAAAAAGATAGATTGGCTGGAGCTATAGACATGGAAGAGTTAGAAAGACTGAAAAATGCACATATGGTAGTAGCAGCACTGATAGCGACGGTAACATTCGCGGCAGGATTTACCGTGCCCGGTGGTTACAACGGGGAACAAGGCAGTGCAATATTATCAACAAATGGAGCTTTTAAAACTTTTATTGTCACAGATGCTCTAGCTTTACTTTTGTCTACTTGTGCTCTATTTTTCCACTATACTTTGGGGCTTGATGGAGTGAGCAAGAGAAAGATGGAACAATACATTAATTTTGCTGCTTTCTTTATAATGCTTGCTATTATGTTCATGCTTATGGCTTTCGCCGCTGGTGTCTACGCAGTTTTACCCCATTCCTCAGATATTGGAGTTGCCATTTGTGTCATCACAAGCTTTTTTGTCTTAATTTGTTACTCCCCCTTCAATCGTATATTCGATGatgcagtggcggagccagctCAGGAGCTCCGCCCCACCCCGGCCACCAACTCCATCCTTGAGTCATAA
- the LOC136219622 gene encoding ankyrin repeat-containing protein At5g02620-like isoform X2, whose product MKNDSPFITFIDSTLYKAAAKSQIDPFKSYSDPLDLLLTPTKNTILHINITQRTPSIPFLEHILTKCPSLLLKTNNKGETPLHMAARHGHDTIVQFLIQSSKDQHQDIETGAGAARAMLRMENISEETALHEAARHNHTNVVQVLIAEDPDFTYSANKAGETPLYLASERGYRRIVLRILDTCTSVSYHGPNGRTALHEAVIRNDSEMTRKILETKKSLVKEVDQQGWTPLHHASHFGHLSIVKQLLECDKSVAYISDKDAKIPLHLAAAGGGGKKYKEVVRSILQHCPDCHELVDRNGRNVLHFAVESKSCSFLNDIFKLMYNDYDGDYFPSLANLINEKDIDGNTPLHLAATYCIDSYLLIWHPLVDRMALNNNNSSALDLLLANSDQHSHGYKEYSSSSYISQTHSLTTPNP is encoded by the exons ATGAAGAATGATTCACCATTTATCACTTTCATTGATTCTACATTGTACAAGGCTGCAGCCAAATCCCAAATTGATCCATTCAAATCTTATTCAGATCCTCTAGATCTTCTACTTACCCCAACAAAGAACACCATTCTTCATATTAACATCACCCAGAGAACTCCTTCTATTCCCTTTCTGGAACATATTCTTACCAAGTGTCCATCACTGCTACTCAAGACCAATAACAAAGGTGAAACTCCTTTACATATGGCAGCAAGGCATGGCCATGATACTATTGTTCAATTTCTCATTCAATCGTCGAAAGATCAGCACCAAGACATTGAGACCGGAGCAGGGGCTGCGAGGGCAATGCTGAGGATGGAAAATATAAGCGAGGAAACAGCTTTACATGAGGCAGCAAGACATAACCATACAAATGTGGTTCAAGTTTTGATTGCAGAAGATCCTGATTTTACATACTCTGCGAATAAAGCTGGGGAAACACCTCTTTACCTGGCTAGTGAGAGAGGATATCGGAGGATTGTGCTCCGGATTTTAGATACTTGTACCTCAGTTTCTTACCATGGTCCCAATGGCAGAACAGCTTTGCATGAAGCAGTAATAAGAAATGATTCTG AAATGACAAGAAAAATTCTAGAAACAAAGAAGAGTCTTGTGAAAGAAGTGGACCAACAAGGATGGACTCCACTGCATCACGCATCACATTTTGGGCACCTTTCAATAGTGAAACAACTACTAGAATGTGATAAATCTGTGGCTTATATCAGTGACAAAGATGCAAAAATTCCACTCCACCTTGCTGCTGCTGGTGGTGGTGGCAAAAAGTACAAAGAAGTGGTGCGTTCTATTCTTCAACACTGCCCTGATTGCCATGAACTAGTAGATCGGAATGGCCGAAATGTTCTTCACTTTGCTGTGGAGAGCAAAAGTTGTTCATTCTTGAATGATATATTCAAGCTGATGTACAATGATTATGATGGTGATTATTTTCCATCACTAGCCAACCTTATAAATGAAAAAGACATTGATGGGAATACACCACTTCATTTGGCAGCTACTTATTGCATTGACAGTTATCTTTTGATATGGCATCCCCTTGTTGATAGGATGGCTCTTAATAACAACAATTCCAGTGCCTTGGATCTTCTTTTAGCAAATAGTGATCAACATTCACATGGATACAAG GAATATTCGTCGTCGTCATATATTTCGCAGACACATTCTTTGACTACTCCAAACCCGTAA